Proteins encoded by one window of Methylovirgula ligni:
- a CDS encoding metallopeptidase family protein: MPPDWAAIAPPSLAAFEAMAEAAYAGLPEDFRALCEGIIIQVADFATEEVLDHMGCESEFDLLGLFTGRGLAQGGAQAFTGQMPNMVWLYRRPILDYWAEGEDALGDVITHVLVHEIGHHFGLSDADMAAIEARP; encoded by the coding sequence ATGCCGCCGGATTGGGCCGCCATCGCTCCGCCCTCGCTCGCCGCCTTCGAGGCAATGGCCGAGGCTGCCTATGCTGGGCTGCCGGAGGATTTCCGGGCTTTGTGCGAGGGCATCATTATCCAGGTTGCGGATTTTGCGACGGAGGAGGTGCTCGACCACATGGGCTGCGAGAGCGAGTTCGACCTGCTCGGGCTTTTCACCGGCCGCGGCCTGGCGCAAGGCGGCGCCCAGGCTTTCACCGGGCAGATGCCGAACATGGTCTGGCTCTATCGCCGCCCGATCCTCGATTATTGGGCCGAGGGCGAGGACGCGCTCGGCGACGTCATCACCCATGTGCTGGTGCATGAGATCGGCCACCATTTCGGCCTCTCGGACGCCGATATGGCGGCGATCGAGGCTCGGCCTTGA
- a CDS encoding shikimate dehydrogenase, producing the protein MSPRAFVIGWPIAHSRSPLIHTYWLRQLGLAGSYERIPVAPPDLSAFLANLEESGFVGGNVTLPHKEKAFAACAVASPVAQRLKAVNTLWIEDGKLFGDNTDVAGFLASLDEDIPGWDKSVHKAVVLGAGGAARGIVFGLISRGIAGIVIVNRTRARGEDLQRQFPEAAIELADYAALPEVLEEADLLVNTSSLGMVGQPPLEIDLAPLPSGAIVADIVYAPLETALLRQAAARGLRTSGGLGMLLHQAAPGFARWFGKVPQVTAELRALVAADIADKC; encoded by the coding sequence ATGAGCCCCCGCGCCTTTGTCATTGGCTGGCCGATCGCCCATTCGCGCTCGCCGCTGATCCACACCTACTGGCTGCGGCAGCTTGGCCTTGCCGGCAGCTATGAGCGCATACCGGTCGCACCGCCGGACCTTTCGGCCTTTCTCGCCAATCTCGAAGAATCGGGATTCGTCGGCGGCAATGTCACTCTGCCGCATAAGGAGAAAGCGTTCGCCGCCTGCGCCGTCGCATCGCCGGTCGCGCAGCGGCTTAAGGCTGTGAATACCTTGTGGATTGAAGATGGAAAACTTTTTGGCGACAACACGGATGTCGCGGGCTTTCTGGCGTCGCTCGATGAAGATATTCCGGGCTGGGATAAGTCCGTGCATAAGGCCGTCGTGCTGGGCGCCGGCGGTGCCGCGCGCGGCATCGTCTTCGGGCTGATCTCGCGCGGGATCGCTGGAATCGTCATCGTCAACCGCACGCGCGCCCGCGGCGAGGACTTGCAGCGGCAGTTTCCCGAGGCGGCGATCGAACTCGCCGACTACGCCGCGCTGCCCGAGGTGCTCGAAGAGGCTGATCTTCTCGTCAACACCTCCTCGCTCGGCATGGTCGGGCAGCCACCGCTCGAAATCGATCTCGCGCCTTTACCCTCTGGCGCCATCGTCGCGGACATCGTCTATGCGCCGCTCGAAACGGCGCTGCTGCGCCAGGCGGCGGCGCGCGGTCTACGCACGTCCGGCGGCCTCGGCATGTTGCTGCATCAGGCGGCGCCGGGTTTCGCCCGCTGGTTCGGGAAGGTGCCGCAGGTGACGGCGGAATTGCGCGCTCTGGTCGCCGCCGACATTGCGGACAAGTGCTGA
- a CDS encoding FxsA family protein, with the protein MPYVAAFFLSVCLWILAEVSVFGVVADAIGLGGAVLLTILFSLLGLTVLRRLGGRARDVLRSALDQPSQTLRLSSLTLRSGAFAAIGAALLVVPGFLSDCVGLALLLPAWRHQELAPKPQAQNTIDLTPQDWHRIE; encoded by the coding sequence ATGCCCTACGTTGCCGCCTTCTTTTTGAGTGTTTGCCTCTGGATCCTGGCCGAGGTTTCGGTGTTCGGCGTCGTCGCCGACGCCATCGGCCTCGGCGGGGCTGTCCTCTTGACCATACTCTTCAGCCTTCTCGGCCTGACGGTATTGCGCCGGCTCGGGGGCCGGGCGCGCGATGTCCTCAGATCTGCGCTCGATCAGCCAAGTCAGACCCTGCGCCTTTCGTCGTTGACGCTCCGCAGCGGCGCTTTCGCCGCGATTGGCGCGGCGCTGCTGGTCGTTCCGGGTTTTCTGTCGGATTGCGTCGGTCTGGCGCTTCTCTTGCCGGCCTGGCGGCACCAGGAATTGGCGCCGAAGCCGCAGGCCCAGAACACGATCGATCTGACGCCGCAGGATTGGCACCGGATCGAATAG
- the rpmB gene encoding 50S ribosomal protein L28 has product MSRRCELTGKAVLVGNLVSHSNHKTKTRFLPNLVKVTLSSETLGRSVRLRVATAALRSVEHRGGLDAFLLKASDTQLSIGARALKREITKKQATA; this is encoded by the coding sequence ATGTCGCGCCGTTGCGAATTGACCGGCAAGGCCGTCCTGGTCGGCAACCTGGTCAGCCACTCGAACCACAAGACCAAGACCCGGTTCCTGCCCAATCTCGTCAAGGTGACGCTCTCGTCCGAGACGCTCGGCCGCAGCGTGCGCCTACGCGTCGCCACCGCTGCTCTTCGCTCGGTCGAGCACCGCGGCGGCCTCGACGCTTTCCTGCTCAAGGCTTCGGATACGCAGCTTTCGATCGGCGCCCGCGCGCTGAAGCGCGAGATCACGAAGAAGCAGGCGACGGCCTAA
- a CDS encoding J domain-containing protein, whose product MDLNSPIFDRIRAKPKAKEPVQTVKVRCDHPGCNEAGEFRAPKGWQREGEYFSFCLEHVRTYNASYNYFQGMSAEAVSLYQRDATTGHRPTWVMGDNLAGGPQGRGADAAHYADPLNIFGGPRAARRPQEPPKPKHGIAARKALDQLGLDESADPSAIRSRYKDMVKRLHPDANGGDRSLEDKLREIIRAYSYLKSVKLA is encoded by the coding sequence ATGGATTTGAATTCGCCGATTTTCGACCGCATCCGGGCCAAGCCGAAGGCAAAGGAGCCCGTCCAAACTGTCAAAGTGCGTTGCGACCATCCCGGCTGCAACGAGGCGGGCGAATTTCGCGCGCCCAAAGGCTGGCAGCGCGAGGGCGAATATTTCAGCTTCTGCCTCGAACATGTGCGCACCTATAACGCGTCCTATAATTATTTTCAGGGCATGAGCGCGGAGGCCGTGTCGCTCTATCAGCGCGACGCCACGACCGGCCACCGCCCGACCTGGGTCATGGGCGACAATCTCGCCGGCGGCCCGCAAGGGCGCGGCGCCGATGCCGCGCATTATGCCGATCCGCTGAACATTTTCGGCGGCCCGCGCGCCGCACGCCGGCCGCAGGAACCGCCCAAGCCCAAGCATGGCATTGCCGCGCGCAAGGCGCTCGACCAGCTCGGCCTCGACGAAAGCGCCGATCCCAGCGCGATCCGCAGCCGCTACAAGGATATGGTGAAGCGCCTCCACCCCGATGCCAACGGCGGCGACCGATCCCTGGAAGACAAATTGCGTGAAATTATCCGTGCTTATAGCTATCTAAAGTCGGTCAAGCTCGCTTGA
- the mltA gene encoding murein transglycosylase A, giving the protein MSPASAAVPGADLAPVSFADLAGFDTDDHLAAFRIFAAQAAASLNGQKPLRTAKPTDAALAAVFRAAVAAEVLDGATARDFFLAHFAPYRVQPSGGGRGFVTGYYEPVVAGSLVEAKQFTAPILARPDDLDRRHPYPDRAAIEAGAIADNTRPLVWVEDPIEAFLIHVQGSARVILPDSTEVRLIYAGRNGLPYTSIGRLLIESGAIAPEAMSLAALKTWVRAQGQKPGEPGRALLQQNKSYIFFDLAHDLPPESGPIGGAGLPLAALRAIAVDRTLWSYGLPFWLSGDLPWQSDEASPFRRLSIAQDTGSAIIGAARADIFFGSGPAAGTRAGAIRRPCDFFVLLPRSRHEHT; this is encoded by the coding sequence TTGAGCCCGGCATCCGCAGCCGTGCCCGGCGCCGATCTGGCGCCGGTGAGTTTTGCCGACCTCGCCGGCTTTGACACAGACGATCATCTCGCCGCTTTTCGAATATTTGCGGCTCAAGCCGCCGCCAGTCTCAACGGCCAAAAGCCCCTGCGCACGGCAAAACCCACTGACGCGGCGCTCGCGGCGGTATTCCGCGCTGCTGTGGCGGCCGAGGTCCTTGATGGCGCGACGGCGCGCGATTTTTTTCTCGCGCATTTCGCGCCCTATCGCGTCCAGCCTTCCGGCGGCGGGCGCGGCTTCGTCACCGGCTATTACGAGCCGGTCGTCGCGGGCTCCCTGGTCGAGGCGAAGCAATTCACCGCGCCGATTCTGGCGCGGCCGGACGATCTTGATCGCCGCCATCCCTATCCCGACCGCGCGGCCATCGAGGCGGGGGCGATCGCCGACAACACGCGACCGCTCGTCTGGGTCGAAGACCCCATCGAGGCGTTTCTCATTCACGTCCAGGGCTCGGCGCGGGTGATATTGCCCGACAGCACCGAAGTCCGCCTCATCTATGCCGGGCGCAACGGCCTGCCCTATACGTCGATCGGCCGGCTTTTGATCGAGAGCGGCGCCATCGCGCCCGAAGCGATGAGCCTTGCGGCGCTGAAGACCTGGGTGCGGGCGCAGGGCCAGAAGCCGGGCGAGCCCGGCCGCGCCCTTCTGCAGCAAAACAAATCCTATATCTTTTTCGATCTCGCGCATGATCTGCCACCGGAATCGGGGCCGATCGGTGGTGCCGGCCTGCCGCTCGCGGCTTTGCGCGCGATTGCGGTCGATCGCACGCTCTGGTCATATGGACTGCCGTTCTGGCTCAGCGGGGACCTGCCTTGGCAATCGGACGAAGCTTCGCCGTTCCGGCGTTTGTCGATCGCGCAGGACACCGGCTCCGCCATAATCGGCGCGGCGCGGGCCGATATTTTCTTCGGCTCGGGTCCGGCTGCGGGGACGCGTGCGGGAGCCATCCGCCGCCCCTGCGATTTCTTCGTCCTGCTGCCGCGGAGCCGGCATGAGCATACGTGA
- the secB gene encoding protein-export chaperone SecB, protein MVDSNGGGAEANGPALNALVQYTKDFSFENPNAPRSLGPQQKPPNISIQVNVNARQIAEADYEVELLLEGAAGEDADTLFKFELNYAGIFRVLNVPQSDIQPVVMIECPRLLFPFARQIVAEAVRNGGFPPLYIDPIDFAGLYRQRLAQAAQAPSAQA, encoded by the coding sequence ATGGTTGACAGCAACGGTGGCGGCGCAGAGGCGAACGGGCCCGCGCTCAATGCCTTAGTGCAATATACGAAGGATTTTTCCTTCGAGAATCCGAATGCGCCGCGCTCGCTCGGCCCGCAGCAGAAGCCGCCGAACATTTCGATCCAGGTCAATGTCAATGCCCGGCAGATCGCCGAGGCCGATTATGAGGTCGAGCTGCTGCTCGAAGGGGCCGCCGGCGAAGACGCCGACACTCTGTTCAAGTTCGAGCTCAACTATGCTGGTATCTTCCGCGTGCTGAACGTCCCACAGAGCGACATTCAACCGGTGGTGATGATCGAATGCCCGCGACTGCTCTTCCCCTTTGCCCGGCAGATCGTCGCCGAAGCCGTGCGCAACGGCGGTTTTCCGCCGCTTTATATCGATCCGATCGATTTCGCCGGCCTTTATCGCCAGCGTCTGGCGCAGGCCGCGCAAGCCCCTTCCGCACAGGCCTGA
- the dnaQ gene encoding DNA polymerase III subunit epsilon, with the protein MREIVFDTETTGLDPASGHRIVEIGCVEILNAIPTGQTFHFYLDPERDMPEEAFRVHGLSLEFLTGKPKFAEIAEQFLSFIADAVLVAHNAEFDLRFVNAELAVLGHPPLKSERIVDTLALARRRHPGAPNSLDALCQRYGIDTKRRTKHGALLDAEILAEVYAELNGGRQASLSLQSAAGNALRAAVRAERPAPLAPLIVAAEWAAHAAFIATLGNKAIWRRYLPESDEA; encoded by the coding sequence ATGCGTGAAATCGTCTTCGATACCGAGACCACGGGCCTCGATCCCGCGTCTGGCCACAGGATCGTCGAGATCGGTTGCGTCGAAATCCTCAACGCCATTCCGACCGGACAGACGTTTCATTTCTATCTCGACCCCGAGCGTGACATGCCCGAGGAGGCCTTTCGCGTCCACGGCCTTTCGCTCGAGTTTCTGACCGGCAAGCCAAAATTCGCCGAGATCGCAGAGCAATTCCTCAGCTTCATCGCCGATGCTGTGCTGGTTGCGCATAATGCCGAGTTCGACCTGCGCTTCGTCAATGCGGAGCTTGCGGTGCTGGGCCACCCGCCGCTGAAGTCAGAGCGGATCGTTGATACGCTCGCGCTCGCGCGGCGTCGCCACCCTGGCGCGCCCAACTCCCTCGATGCGCTCTGCCAGCGCTATGGCATCGATACGAAACGGCGCACCAAGCACGGTGCGCTGCTCGACGCGGAAATTCTCGCCGAGGTCTATGCGGAATTGAACGGCGGCCGGCAGGCGAGCCTGTCGTTGCAGAGCGCCGCCGGCAATGCGCTGCGCGCGGCGGTCCGCGCGGAGCGGCCGGCGCCACTCGCGCCGCTGATCGTGGCGGCCGAATGGGCAGCCCATGCCGCCTTCATCGCCACTCTTGGCAACAAGGCGATCTGGCGCCGCTATCTGCCGGAATCCGACGAGGCCTGA
- the coaE gene encoding dephospho-CoA kinase (Dephospho-CoA kinase (CoaE) performs the final step in coenzyme A biosynthesis.): MFVLGLTGSIGMGKSTTAAMFREAGVPVHDSDAAVHALYRGAAAPLVEAAFPGTLQNGEIDRARLAARVIHDAAALKRLEAIVHPLVRAGRAEFVAKARADGADLVVLDIPLLYETGCESEVDAVLLVTAPEEVQKSRIAARPGMTGAKLAAIIAKQMPDTEKRRRADIILDTSSGHAAVAQHVQDLIAAIRTGRVKSRDHA, encoded by the coding sequence ATGTTCGTACTCGGCCTCACCGGCTCGATCGGCATGGGCAAGTCGACGACCGCGGCCATGTTCCGCGAGGCCGGCGTCCCGGTGCATGATTCCGATGCCGCCGTCCACGCGCTCTATCGTGGCGCCGCCGCGCCCCTGGTCGAAGCTGCCTTTCCCGGCACGTTGCAGAACGGCGAGATCGACCGGGCGCGCCTCGCCGCACGCGTCATTCACGATGCCGCGGCGCTGAAGCGGCTCGAGGCGATCGTTCACCCGCTGGTCCGCGCCGGGCGGGCGGAGTTCGTCGCCAAGGCGCGGGCGGATGGGGCGGATCTCGTCGTCCTCGACATTCCGCTGCTTTACGAAACCGGCTGCGAGAGCGAGGTCGATGCGGTCCTGCTCGTCACCGCGCCGGAAGAGGTGCAAAAATCGCGGATTGCGGCGCGTCCCGGCATGACAGGGGCCAAGCTTGCCGCCATAATCGCCAAGCAAATGCCTGACACCGAAAAACGCCGCCGCGCCGATATCATCCTCGACACCAGTTCCGGGCATGCCGCGGTCGCGCAGCACGTGCAGGACCTCATCGCCGCCATCCGCACTGGGCGCGTGAAAAGCAGAGACCATGCGTGA
- the cobT gene encoding cobaltochelatase subunit CobT, which yields MPPQSNHKPPGKVEAPQEPFKRAVAGCLRAMAHVAQLDVAYAAEKPNVAGNAGAARVRLPEPPRKLTRQDAAILRGHADSIALRLACHDAAIHRRLLPQAPQARAVFEAVEQARVEAIGSKRMDGVAQNLDAMLEDRFQHARYGEIRERSDAPLEQAVAMIVRERLTGRKPPKGAQRIVDLWRPLVEQRAGRDLDQLAGTLEDQRAFGQSIRRVLSALDMGEDIGSDASEETEQSDDQQAGGDDTEAFEGQRDESADAAQAQTSEAAEADSDTEVEAADASSGDFEAEEEGDLGEGDQAADAHRPPPRTRPEARAPDYQAFTHKFDETITAEALCEPEELERLRAYLDKQLQNLSSVVGRLANRLQRRLLAQQNRSWEFDLEEGILDTARLQRIVIDPQQPLSFKREKDTDFRDTVVTLLLDNSGSMRGRPITVAATCADILARTLERCGVKVEILGFTTKAWKGGQSREAWLQAGKPAAPGRLNDLRHIIYKAADAPWRRARKNLGLMMREGLLKENIDGEALDWAHKRLLARSEQRRILMMISDGAPVDDSTLSVNPGNYLERHLRYVIEEIETRSPVELIAIGIGHDVTRYYRRAVTIVDAEELGGAMTEKLAELFDEKAVPAPTPPTRTKRAPVVTVH from the coding sequence ATGCCCCCACAATCCAACCACAAGCCGCCCGGCAAGGTCGAAGCCCCGCAGGAGCCGTTCAAGCGGGCCGTCGCCGGATGTCTGCGGGCGATGGCGCATGTGGCGCAGCTCGATGTCGCCTATGCGGCGGAAAAGCCGAATGTCGCTGGCAACGCCGGCGCAGCCCGGGTGCGTCTGCCGGAGCCGCCGCGCAAGCTCACCCGTCAGGATGCCGCCATCCTGCGCGGCCACGCCGATTCGATCGCGTTGCGGCTCGCCTGCCATGACGCGGCGATCCATCGCCGGCTGCTGCCACAGGCGCCGCAGGCCCGCGCCGTCTTCGAGGCGGTCGAGCAGGCCCGCGTCGAGGCGATCGGCAGCAAGCGCATGGATGGCGTCGCGCAAAATCTTGACGCCATGCTCGAGGATCGCTTCCAGCACGCCCGCTATGGCGAGATCCGCGAGCGCTCGGACGCGCCGCTGGAACAGGCCGTCGCGATGATCGTGCGCGAAAGGCTCACCGGCCGGAAGCCGCCGAAAGGCGCCCAGCGCATTGTCGATCTCTGGCGTCCGCTCGTCGAGCAGCGGGCAGGGCGCGATCTCGACCAGCTCGCCGGCACGCTCGAGGATCAGCGCGCCTTCGGCCAATCAATCCGCCGCGTGCTCTCGGCGCTCGATATGGGCGAGGATATCGGCTCCGACGCCAGCGAGGAGACCGAGCAAAGCGACGATCAGCAGGCCGGCGGCGACGATACCGAGGCCTTCGAGGGCCAGCGCGACGAGAGCGCCGATGCGGCGCAAGCGCAGACGAGCGAAGCGGCCGAGGCCGATAGCGACACCGAGGTCGAGGCCGCCGATGCCTCCTCCGGCGACTTCGAGGCCGAGGAAGAGGGCGATCTCGGCGAGGGCGACCAGGCGGCCGACGCGCATCGCCCGCCCCCGAGGACGCGGCCGGAAGCCCGCGCTCCGGATTATCAGGCTTTCACCCATAAATTCGACGAGACCATCACCGCCGAGGCGCTCTGCGAGCCGGAAGAGCTCGAGCGGCTGCGTGCCTATCTCGACAAGCAGTTGCAGAATCTCTCCTCCGTCGTCGGCCGGCTCGCCAACCGGCTGCAGCGCCGCCTGCTGGCGCAGCAGAACCGCTCGTGGGAATTCGACCTTGAGGAAGGCATTCTCGATACGGCGCGGCTGCAGCGCATCGTCATCGACCCGCAGCAGCCGCTCTCCTTCAAGCGCGAAAAGGACACGGACTTCCGCGACACGGTGGTGACGCTGCTGCTCGACAATTCCGGCTCGATGCGCGGGCGGCCGATCACCGTCGCGGCGACCTGCGCCGATATTCTCGCCCGCACGCTGGAGCGCTGCGGCGTCAAGGTCGAGATTTTGGGCTTCACCACCAAAGCCTGGAAGGGCGGCCAATCGCGCGAGGCCTGGCTACAGGCCGGCAAGCCGGCCGCGCCGGGGCGCCTCAACGATCTGCGCCATATCATCTACAAAGCCGCCGACGCCCCCTGGCGCCGGGCGCGGAAAAACCTCGGCCTGATGATGCGCGAGGGCCTGCTGAAGGAGAATATCGACGGCGAGGCGCTCGACTGGGCGCACAAGCGCCTGCTCGCCCGCTCGGAGCAGCGGCGCATCCTGATGATGATCTCGGACGGCGCGCCGGTCGACGATTCAACCCTGTCGGTCAATCCCGGCAATTATCTCGAGCGGCATCTGCGCTATGTGATCGAGGAAATCGAGACACGCTCGCCGGTCGAACTCATCGCCATCGGCATCGGCCATGACGTGACGCGCTATTACCGTCGCGCGGTGACGATCGTCGATGCGGAGGAGCTTGGCGGCGCGATGACCGAGAAACTGGCCGAGCTGTTCGACGAAAAGGCCGTCCCGGCACCGACACCGCCGACGCGGACAAAACGCGCGCCGGTCGTGACCGTGCATTGA
- a CDS encoding Smr/MutS family protein — MSIRETLRPLSDEEITLWLTVTRSISRRPGAAAPELPLRKPEKSEKIAASPAAAPTPFNVTPKPAPRPAVPGLAPLERRARQKLARGHMPVDAALDLHGLRQHEAHPALHGFLLRAQHQGAKIVLVVTGKGERAAEGGESAGVLRRAVPIWLRAPEWRGLVVGFEEAARHHGGTGALYVRIRRHDRI, encoded by the coding sequence ATGAGCATACGTGAGACTTTGCGGCCGCTCTCCGACGAGGAAATCACGCTCTGGCTGACGGTGACGCGCAGCATTTCGCGCCGCCCGGGCGCGGCGGCGCCGGAACTGCCGCTCCGAAAGCCCGAAAAGTCGGAAAAAATCGCCGCTTCGCCTGCCGCCGCTCCGACACCCTTTAACGTCACGCCTAAGCCCGCGCCGCGTCCCGCCGTGCCGGGCCTTGCGCCGCTGGAGCGTCGCGCCCGGCAGAAGCTGGCGCGGGGGCATATGCCGGTCGATGCCGCACTCGACCTCCACGGCCTTCGCCAGCACGAGGCGCATCCGGCTCTGCACGGCTTTCTTTTACGCGCGCAGCACCAGGGCGCCAAAATCGTCCTCGTCGTCACCGGCAAGGGAGAGCGCGCGGCTGAAGGGGGCGAATCGGCTGGCGTGCTGCGCCGCGCTGTGCCGATCTGGCTGCGGGCGCCGGAATGGCGCGGCCTGGTCGTCGGCTTCGAGGAGGCCGCCCGTCATCACGGCGGCACCGGGGCGCTCTATGTGCGCATCCGCCGCCACGACCGGATTTAG
- the leuD gene encoding 3-isopropylmalate dehydratase small subunit translates to MEKFTSLTGVAAPLDIRNVDTDMIIPKQYLKTIKRTGLGTGLFSEMRYKDDGSENPDFVLNKPAYRHAQILVAEDNFGCGSSREHAPWALLDFGIRCVISTSFADIFYNNCFKNGILPIVVSPEDLAKLMDDASRGANATLSVDLEAQEIRGPDGGVIHFDIDPFRKHCLLNGLDDIGLSLQKVDEIAAFEKKEHAEQPWL, encoded by the coding sequence ATGGAAAAATTCACGTCGCTGACGGGTGTTGCCGCGCCGCTCGACATCCGCAATGTCGACACCGACATGATCATCCCGAAGCAATATCTGAAGACGATCAAGCGCACCGGCCTCGGCACGGGCCTGTTCTCCGAGATGCGCTACAAGGACGACGGTTCGGAGAACCCCGATTTCGTCCTCAACAAGCCGGCCTATCGCCACGCGCAGATCCTCGTGGCGGAAGACAATTTCGGCTGCGGCTCGTCACGCGAGCACGCGCCCTGGGCGCTGCTCGACTTCGGCATTCGTTGCGTTATCTCGACCAGCTTCGCCGATATTTTCTATAACAATTGCTTCAAGAACGGCATTCTGCCGATCGTCGTCAGCCCCGAGGATCTTGCCAAGCTGATGGACGATGCCTCGCGCGGCGCCAATGCGACGCTCTCGGTCGATCTCGAGGCCCAGGAAATCCGCGGCCCCGACGGCGGCGTGATCCATTTCGATATCGATCCATTCCGCAAACATTGCCTGCTCAATGGCTTGGACGATATCGGCCTCAGCCTGCAGAAAGTCGACGAGATCGCCGCTTTCGAGAAGAAGGAACACGCCGAGCAGCCCTGGCTGTGA
- the cobS gene encoding cobaltochelatase subunit CobS, whose amino-acid sequence MSANSLTGEEALKALPDMKISVRQVFGVDSDMEVPAFSKADEHVPETDPDYLFDRDTTLAILAGFAKNRRVMVSGYHGTGKSTHIEQVAARLNWPCVRINLDSHVSRIDLVGKDAIVLRDGKQVTEFRDGILPWALQNNIALCFDEYDAGRPDVMFVIQRVLEVSGRLTLLDQNRVIKPHPAFRLFSTTNTIGLGDTSGLYHGTQQINQGQMDRWSIVATLNYLPHDKEVGIVLSKVKSYQKTKDGRDQVNKMVRVADLTRNAFTAGDLSTVMSPRTVITWAENAEIFKDIGFAFRLTFLNKCDELERTLVAEFYQRCFGQELPESAVNVAMS is encoded by the coding sequence ATGTCAGCCAATTCTCTAACCGGTGAAGAAGCCTTGAAGGCTTTGCCGGACATGAAAATTTCAGTCCGCCAGGTGTTCGGGGTCGACTCCGACATGGAAGTGCCGGCCTTTTCCAAGGCTGACGAGCACGTGCCGGAAACCGATCCGGATTATCTCTTCGACCGCGATACGACGCTCGCCATTCTCGCCGGTTTCGCCAAGAATCGCCGCGTGATGGTTTCCGGCTATCACGGCACCGGCAAATCGACCCATATCGAGCAGGTCGCGGCGCGGCTGAACTGGCCCTGCGTGCGAATCAACCTCGACAGCCACGTCTCGCGCATCGATCTCGTCGGCAAGGACGCCATCGTTCTGCGCGACGGCAAGCAGGTGACCGAATTCCGCGACGGCATTCTGCCCTGGGCGCTGCAAAACAATATCGCGCTGTGTTTCGACGAATATGACGCCGGCCGGCCGGACGTGATGTTCGTCATCCAGCGTGTGCTGGAAGTCTCCGGCCGGCTGACGCTGCTCGATCAGAACCGCGTGATCAAGCCGCATCCGGCTTTCCGCCTGTTCTCGACGACCAACACGATCGGTCTCGGCGACACCTCCGGCCTCTATCACGGCACGCAGCAGATCAACCAGGGCCAGATGGACCGCTGGTCGATTGTCGCGACGCTAAATTATCTGCCGCACGACAAGGAAGTCGGCATCGTCCTGTCGAAGGTCAAATCCTACCAGAAGACCAAGGACGGGCGCGATCAGGTCAACAAGATGGTCCGCGTCGCGGACCTGACCCGCAACGCCTTCACGGCCGGCGATCTTTCGACTGTGATGAGCCCGCGCACCGTCATCACCTGGGCCGAGAATGCCGAAATCTTCAAGGATATCGGCTTCGCCTTCCGACTCACCTTCCTCAACAAATGCGATGAACTGGAGCGCACGCTGGTCGCCGAATTCTACCAGCGCTGTTTCGGCCAGGAGCTGCCGGAAAGCGCGGTGAATGTCGCGATGAGCTGA
- a CDS encoding Tim44/TimA family putative adaptor protein: protein MHDPFDASTIIFALLALFVLWKLRSVLGTRSGEEKPPGQNSLFGGGQAKGGQVQGGQVTNDNKVVPLPGAAPRLAAAPNAAPPPDPERWKAYAEPGSRVANGLDAIAAADPGFDLDQFIAGAKTAYEMIVTAFATGDRELLARLLDKDVYASFASATEARASRGESLMTKVTSIDKTGVFDAAVRDGTLQITLRFVASLVTATHDKEGKLIDGDPDKTVNMVDLWTFARPAGSRDPNWKLVATQTGH, encoded by the coding sequence ATGCACGACCCGTTCGACGCCTCGACGATCATTTTCGCGCTTCTCGCGCTATTCGTGCTCTGGAAGCTGCGGTCCGTCCTCGGCACCCGCAGCGGCGAGGAGAAGCCGCCGGGGCAGAATTCCCTCTTCGGCGGCGGTCAAGCCAAGGGTGGGCAGGTCCAAGGCGGCCAAGTCACGAACGATAACAAAGTGGTGCCGCTTCCCGGCGCCGCGCCGCGCTTGGCAGCCGCCCCGAACGCCGCACCGCCGCCCGACCCGGAGCGCTGGAAGGCTTATGCCGAGCCCGGCTCGCGCGTCGCCAACGGGCTCGATGCCATCGCCGCCGCCGATCCGGGCTTCGACCTTGATCAATTCATCGCCGGCGCGAAAACCGCCTACGAGATGATCGTCACAGCCTTCGCCACCGGCGACCGCGAACTTCTCGCCCGGCTGCTCGACAAAGACGTCTATGCGAGCTTTGCCAGCGCCACCGAGGCGCGGGCCAGCCGGGGCGAATCGCTGATGACCAAGGTCACCTCGATCGACAAGACCGGCGTCTTCGATGCCGCCGTGCGCGACGGAACCTTGCAGATCACCTTGCGCTTTGTGGCGAGCCTCGTGACGGCGACGCACGACAAGGAGGGCAAGCTGATCGACGGCGATCCGGACAAGACGGTCAACATGGTCGATTTGTGGACCTTCGCCCGCCCCGCCGGATCGCGTGATCCGAACTGGAAGCTCGTCGCGACGCAGACCGGGCATTGA